CACCGGCTGCTGCAAAGCCTGCCCGAACTGCCCCCGGGGGACCGGGCGGGGGCCGCCGCCGCCTACCTGGCGCGGCCCGTCCACGGCCTGTCCGAGGCCCAGCGCGCGGAGATCGCCGCCGAGACCATGGCGGTCCTCGAGCACCCCGACCACGGCCCCCTGTTCGGTCCCGGCAGCCGCCCCGAGGTATCGCTGTGCGGGGTCGTCTCCGGGTACGCGATTTCGGCCCAGGTCGACCGCCTGCTGGTCGGCGAACGGGAGGTGTGGGTGGTCGATTACAAGACCAACCGGCCGCCGCCGGCCAGCGAGGACGAGGTGCCGGCGCTCTACCTCCGGCAGATGGCCGCCTACCGCGAGGCGCTGCGGGGCGTCTATCCGGGGCGCCCGGTGCGGGCCCTGCTGTTGTGGACCGACGGGCCGCGGCTGATGGCGCTGTCCGATCGGCTTTTTGACCGCCACGCGCCTTGACGGGGACCCGTCCGCTCCCTAGATTCAACAAAACGCCGGCCGCAGGGGTGAGCGCCGCAAGCGGCCCGTTTTCAGGATATTGATAGGATTCGTTAGATGCCGAAACACGTAAGCGACGACAGCTTCGAAGCCGACGTCCTGAAGTCCCCGACCCCGGTGATCGTCGATTTCTGGGCCGAATGGTGCGGTCCCTGCAAGCAGATCGCGCCGGCGCTCGAGGAACTGGACACCGAGATGGGCGATCGGCTGACCGTCGCCAAGATCAACATCGACGAGAACCCGATGACGCCGTCCAAGTACGGGGTGCGCGGCATCCCGACCCTGATGGTGTTCAAGAACGGCGAGGTCGCGGCGACCAAGATCGGCGCCCTGCCCAAGAGCAAGCTGGTCGAATGGATCGAATCGGTGATCTGACGACTCGGCGATTAAATGGTGACTGTATATAGTTTTTATTTAATTGGTGACTGTATATAGTTTTTCGGCGGCGGGTTAACCGCCGCCGAAAAACTATATACAGTCACCAATTAAATAAAAACTATATACAGTCACCATTTAATCCAGTCACCATTTAATCGCCTACCCCAAGCAGGTCACGCCAGCGAGTGGTGTAGCGTGGCGAGCGGTGGTCCTGGGTGGTCCGCCAACCGGGGCGGACGCCGCTCGATCCGTAGTGGACCATGCCCGGCCCGAGCCGCCGGTTTATGCCGTCGATGGTTTCCATCAGGCGGCCGGCGCGGACGTCCCCGGCGCCCTCGAACAGGGTCGGCTGGAAGCCCTCGGCGGGGCTCACCTCGTGGAGCAGCACGCCGGCCTTCTTGTAGCGGTAGCCGGGGCGGAAGATGCCCTCCAGCCCCCGCGCCGCCGCCTTGGCGATGGCGCCGCCGTGGCCGGTCGGCACCGCCAGGCATACGGTGACGGCGTCGTGGTGCTGGCGCTGCCGGGGGTTGAGGCGGTTGGTGTCCACGAACACCGTCAGCGCGCCGGCGACCAGGCCGCCCTGGCGGAGCTTCTCGGCCGCCCGCCCGGCGAACACGGCGACCGCCTCGCGCAGCTGGCGGCGGTCCTCCAGCGGCCACCGGAAGGAGCGCGAGACGACCACCGACTTGCGCCCGGCGGGCTGGCTCTCCAGCCCCAGGCACGGGACGCCGCGCAACTCGAGCAGGGTCCGCGCGCCGACCACGCCCATCCGCCTCCTGACCCACCACTCCGGGGTGTCGTGGAGGTCCAGCGCGGTGCGGATGGCGTTGGCGCGCAGCATCTCGCGGCGGTGCCGGCCGATCCCCCACACCTCGCCGACATCGGTTGCCGCCAGGGCGCGGCGCCTTCGCCCGGCGAGGGTCAAATCGAGGACGCCGTCGCCCTCCTTCTTGGCGATCCGGTTGGCCAGCTTGGCCAGGGTCTTGGTGGGGGCGATCCCCACCGATATGGGAATCCCGGTGCAGCGGCGGATGCGGTTCCTGAGGCGGTGGCCGTAGGCGGTCGCCTCGAGGCCGGCGAACCCCGACAGGCCGAGGAAGGCCTCGTCGATCGAATAGACCTCGACCTCGGGGCTGAACTCGCCCAGCAACGCCATCACCCGCTGGGACATGTCGCCGTAGAGCGCGTAGTTGGACGAAAACACCCGCACCCGGTGGCGGCGGAACACGGGGGCGGCCTCGAACACCGGCGCTCCCATGGCGATGCCCAGCGCCTTGGCCTCCTCGGAGCGGGCGATGACGCAGCCGTCGTTGTTGGACAGCACCACCACCGGCCGGCCCTCCAGCGCCGGCGCGAAGAGGCGCTCGCAGGAGACGTAGAAGTTGTTGCAGTCGACCAGGGCTAATACCAAGGAGCCGCTCATCGGCGGTCGAACTCGTGGACGGCGCCGGTCACCACGCCCCAGATGACGCACTCCCGGTCGCCGTCAATCGCCGTCGCCGGGTAGTCCGGGTGGGCCGCTTCGAGCCGCCAGCCCCTCCGCGAGCCGGCCAGCCGCTTGACGGTCAGCGCGCCGTCGAGGACGGCGATGACGATGCTCCCCGAGCGGGCCTCCAGCGAGCGGTCGACGATCAGCAGGTCGCCCGGCAGGATCCCCGCCCCGGTCATCGACTCGCCCTCGGCCCGGACGATGAAGGTGGCGGCGGGACGCCGCACCAGGCGGTCGTTCAGGTCCAGCCGGCCCTCGACGTAATCCTCGGCGGGCGACGGGAAGCCCGCCGCCACCGGCGAGGCGAAGATCACCAGCGAGTGCCGCGTGGACACGAGAGATCGGAACATAAGAAGAACATATCACGGCGCAGCGGAGCCGATCAAGTCCTTCCCATTCAGCGATCGTTAACCACCTTCGGCTAGGGTCGGGCAATGGCGGGATTCTCCCGCCGCCATCCCGGAGGGCGACCCGATGAACGACGCCGAACGTTTCCTGCTCATCAACCGGCAGTGCGAGAACGTTTCGCGGCTGATCGACGAGGCCGAGCGGACGCCGGACAGGGCCAGCGCCGAGGCCCTCTACCGGCTGGCCATCGACCGCACCAGCATCATCTCCGAAGCGGTCCGCCGCGAGTTGAGGACGATGATCCGCGAGACCCCGGACGGACTCGAAAACGCGGCCTGAACCGTCTCCTCGACAGAGATAAAGTAGACCGGCGATGGAATACGGCTTCATCGGCTTGGGCAACATGGGCGCGCTGCTCTACGCCGCGTACCACGATACGAGGTGCTACGAATCCCCGTTAAAGCCGGAATATTCGCTCGCCGGACGGGAAAGCGACACTAGATGTATATCTTACGAATCGCAGCGCGCACGATGTGCCGAATCTCGGCTCGAAATTGCTCACCGTGACGCTGATCTATTACTTTTATGAACCTGTCAATCTTCGATTCATCGTTGCTCTGTTCATCGCCACTCGCGGCGTCACCGGTCTCGCCGTCCTCCTCCTCGGCCGATATCGGCATAGTCATTACCAAGCGAAGTAGTTCAAACCAGGAAATCTGTTCTTCAATTCCGACCGGTATTTCATTATTGAACGCCTTTTTAATTTTGTCCGGGTTAATAACGAACTCCCGTATCGTGAAAAGAGCCGAATCGCGGCTCCTGTCATAAAGAAGATAGTCCACCAAACCATAGATCACGCGAGCAACGATGCCGCGGATGTTTCTTACACTGAATCGGCTGCTTCCCGCTCCAGTTTCGATTTCCTCGGCAAACATGCTAGCGATCCTATCGACGACTTCATAACGATTGAGAAGCGTAAATAAAGAAATATAATAGCTCTGGAAGTAAATTTTTATTTCGTCCTCGAATCTGAAAGGAAGAAGCGTTGCTCCCTTGAAAAACTTCTCAATGTGCTGTACCCAGAAGAAAGAAAAGTAGCTTTTGGTGACACGAAGGCGCTCCTGTTGATCGTCGATGTCGAGCGGATGTTCCATCTCAATAATGTGGCTAATTCGCGTCCAAAAGTCGAAAGGGTGCAACTGAAACATTTGCTCCCTTGGGATGCTTCCTGCAAAGATATAAAGGGGACGCCATTTGTTTAATTTGACTACCATTGACGTTTCGTACAATGCGAACTCGTCGTTTTCGAGGAGCCGAAGCAGGCTTGCCCGGGTTTGCTTGGGGACCTTGTCGATTTCATCCAGAAACAGCGCGCCTCTTCGGGCCTTGAACAAAAGACCATCGGATATAAACGTGTCAGGGTCTGATATGTCACCTCCAGTGTGTCCTTTAGGCGCCCGGTTACCCTTCTGTTTCCATGTTGGTTCCTCTCCGCTTTCGACCCATTTAACAGTTTCAACGAAAATCTTTAACAATCGCGTATGGGTTTTCTCTAGAGAGTCCGAAATACTCTGTCCTTGATTTTTTGCGCGAACAAGTAATTCGTTCCAGCTAGGTTCAAAGATCGATCGAAGATCACGCCCGAATAGAACTTGATCATTTCGCTCATGAGATGATGGTGACAGCGCATACGTCACATATGGACCCTCAATGTCCTGAAAATAGTGAATCGATCGCGTAAGCAGTTCTTTGCCCGAACCTGGCGGTGCAATGACAAGTACGGACTTCGCAGTCCTGTCGTTCCATATCTCTGAAAGCATTTCGTAAGCCCGGCAAACAGAATCGCTGGCAAGAAGAATCGGTTCCTCTCTGGGTTCGGGTCCTTTTGACGGCTGCAAATTCTCGCCGGGCCGTTTTTTTCCAGCTTTGCGCTGGAAGACAGGCACCGAAACATAGTCGTATGGAAATCGGATACGGACTGTTTTTTCTTTCTCCGCCAAACGCAGAGGCATTTTCCTCTTCGCCGCATTTCCTTTCAAAATACCGACCTGATTCGGGTTCGTGCCAAGAAGCTCAAGCTCGCGCGCCCGTTTAGCGACCGCCCAATTTTCCGCCTCATACGGGTTTAAAGCTAGTTCGAGCTTTATGTTAACGGTCACCGCGTTGCTCTTTCCTTTTCTTCCAATGTGCTTCATTGTGTAAATCAAATCGTGGCGACCCAGAACGTACCATTGCTCTTCGTGGCGGCGCTCAGGATCAAGTTCATCTGATATCGTCTTCTCCCATGCCTCGACAACCTCAGGCTGGAACTGGTATAAGGTAAGATATTCCTCCCACGTCGTGAAACGGGCGCTCTGCCCGAACAGCGGTGGTCTAAGCAATGTACGATATGGAACCGGAAGCTTGATATCTATATTAAAATCGACCTTTTCCGTATAGACTACGACGAGCACCCATTGTCGGATTTGTGACACCCGGATCTTAACATTGCCATCAAGAAACTCCTTCCTGGTGCGACCTTTCGACATCGCAGTGAACAGTGCTTTCCAGTACCACGCCAGTGACCAAGGGGCCAGTATTTTGTCGATCGTGTCTTTTATTTCCTTATTTATTGCCTTCTTTTCCTCTATTATTTTATTTTTCTCTTTTGTATCTTGTCCTGATTTATTATATATTTCCTCGTAATTCCTCGCAAGACTTTGATGGATTATCCACGGGCATTCTTGACGGTCAACGTGGGGCGTGAATTTCTGGCGCAGTTGCTCCAGCGCCTTGACGAAGGGTTCTTTAGGGGGGGTCCTTAGAAGCTTCCGAATTTTGTCTTTCGGCGCAGGGTCGAATTCGGCAAAGACATCGCGATGATCATATGTGAGGGAGTAACTGTATGAAGGCTTAACGTTAGCCATATATGAAGGCTTTGTCTGACATGTCATCCCGCACTACGTATGGAACAACAATCGGGCGACGCTCTTGCCAGTATTTACCGAGATTGTCAAAGACGAGCGTTAAGATTGTTTGATGTTCGACCCTATTTGCGATTTCCAAGGCCGCCGCAACTGCGAGGCCAGTGGGGCGACCAGCAGAAAGACCAAGGATATTGTTGGCGAGAAACCATCCTTCCTCCCTCGTTTGGCGAGGCAACGATACGACGTCATCAATCACGTCGAGCTTCAGATTGAGCTTCTTTAGGGGCACCCCGTGAATCGTCGAGGCGGGCCAATCGGGTTCCGGCCAATCGTCAATGTCGTCAGGATATCGTCCGTTCAAGAGCCGTTCAACAAATGGGTACTCCTGATGTTCACAGCAGATGACTCTTGCGGCTTGGTTTACCCTTTTTAAAGCAAAGCCCACTTGTGAGATCGTATTTCCCGAGCCCACGCCGAATACGAAGGTGTCGATTCTCGGTGCCAAACCATTTCGAGTCAACTGGTGAAGGACCTCAGCGAGAAATTCCGCATACGGTTCGTTGGGAACTTTGCGAATCTTCGATATGGGAAAGAGCGATGAGCCTCCTTTCTTCGGTCTACCATGGTTACGCCAATCGTCCGCAAGCATTTCTTCCAAGAGTTTAATGTAACCTATCGGGCCAACGCACGATGGTGAGAATACGACCTCGGCATCCAATTCTTTGATTTGGCGAACGCGAGACGGATAAATATCCGCAGGCAAAAGAACAAGTGGGTTCTTGTAACCAAGCACGCGGGCCACGCTGGCAAAAGCAGCGCCGGCGTTACCGACCGAGCACTCTATCAAGCGAGTTCTTGCCGGATGGATAAATCCGGCGAGCTCGGCACGGAGGAAAAGCCATGGGTACAATCGATCATAAAAACTACCAGTCGAGCAATAAGCGCCAAGATGCTCTAACTTTAATAGAATTCGATTGCCATTTGGAATGGGCATATCCACAGGGATGGAGGAGTTGACTCCTGCGTCGAGTCCTATTAGCCGGACGCGGTCGTTCGTAAGAACTACAAGTGGAGTCGGCGAACGATTAAGGAGGCGAGAAAAAGCGGCGCGCCGATCCATGGGTAAGCGCATGAACTCAACGCTTTCAAAGTTTGATGATACCAATCTCATTACTCATGCTCTTCCGCTGGAGTTTTCACGAATGGCGCGATCGTAAAATAGACAACAACAGCGACTAGGGTCGCTGGTAGAAATGCAACCTTGGGTGCAAGGTTGAGCACGATCAATAGAACAATAAATCCGCATACAATACTGGCGACAGCCGGGGCGACTTTGCGAGTCCCGCGAAAGACGGTCATCAAGACGGCCGGGAGAAAGACCATCACCGCACTGGCCGCCCCGACCATGAGATTCACGATGTCAGGGATGGCCTTAGCTACAATGACCGCAAGCAACCCCAGCACCAATGCGATCACACGCGTGACGTTTAGAAGCCGAAGTTCGTCTTCGGTTCTTTCGCCGACGAATTTGTCGGGTGTATCGTGCTCAAAACGTTTCCAGTCATCGCCTCGGACGAGCTTCGAGACGGCAACCGAGACGATGTTTAGGAACGTGTCGGCCGTACTCAAGAGAGCAGCGAATACACCGAGGGCCAGGATGCTGAGAAACACGCTGGCACCCAGCGACAGAGACTGGTCGGATGGGCCGCGCACGATGTTGAGAAAATGAACAAAGCCAGCGGTCTCTGGATTCGCGCCCTCGCCCAAAGCGGCACGGCCGTAAATGCCGATCGTCGTCAACAGCACGTAAAAAACGAGGAGCGTTGGTGCGGAAATAAAGAAGGCCCGCTGCGCAGCAACGGCATCCTTGGCCGAGGCGATCCGCTGCCACAAATCGGATCTGGCCAGGAGTGACGGTGGGAACAAAATCAAAACACCCACAAGGAACCCTATGCCGTAACCCGTGCCATTGAAATAGCTCTTGTCTAGCGCGAAGACGGCGGCCCCATCGGCATTGGCTGTCAAAAGTGCGAAGATCACTACGGCGCTCACCGACAGCACGTAAAACTGCCACATGTCGGTTAGCAAGACGCCTTTGAAGCCTGCCAGCGCCGTGTAAATCAGGACGACCGCGACGGCGACATAAAACGACCATTCCGTTTCAATTTGGACGAAAATCTTCAGGAAAGCGGTCATCGCAATGAACTGCGCCGCCAATATCGCCAAGAAAAACAACAGGTTGATACCGGTCACACAAGTCTGTGCGGCGCGCCCATAACGCACGCCGATCAAATCGTCCATGGTATCGCAGTTTTCAGCGGACATCGCGCGCTTTATGCGGGGGATGGCTAGGGCCAGAATAATGAGACCGATTCCATACCCGATACCGATGGCATAACCCACTACACCAGCTTCATACCCAACAGCAGAGAGCCCGAAAAACATCCAGCCGCCAACCAAACTGCCAAGTATGGTGAACAGAATCTGAGAGAATGCGGATTGCGACCTATTCGACGCGTATTCAACCAACCTAATTCCACGCGAAATCCACCAGGCTCCAATCAAGCAGGCAATCAGAGCTACAACGACGACAGCTGTTACCATTTCGTTGCCTCATCGGTTTCGTTCCAACCGGGCTTGATATAGTGTATAGCATTGTAAATAGGGAAGGCCATTAAATCAACGGGGATTCCCCAGATAGCCTCCCCTCCCCAGTTGCTGACGATTGTAGCACAAAGGACGTCCCAGCACGATTCCGGCCCTAACCCGGCGCGGTAGGTCGCGATCCCCCGCCGGGCGCGGATTCTGCACCTGATCGGAGTGCCCTCGATGGGGTTCCAAGGCGACTGGCTGATCGGCGCCGGGTGTGTCAGCACGGTGGAGACGGCGGCGATGGCGTCCCGGTCGTAGACCATGGCCGGGGGGGCGTGATGATTGTAGGTCGGCTCGGGAGAATGGCCGAATAGCGGTCTCTCAAGAGAATAATGAAAAAAGCTTTCCTTCCTTCAATCTACTTTCTTGGGAGGCCAGAAAAAGGCCATTTTCCCCCGAATTCCCGGATCAAGCCCAATCATCCCCACTTGATCGAAGCTGCGTTTGCGGGTCAATCTGGGGCTTGGCGTGCAATGACGCGGATCGGGGGAGATGAAGAATGCCCGGACATTTCGAGCAGGCGTTGGCCGCCGTCGAGGCGGGCGGCCGCGCCGCCCGCCTCGCGGTTGAAGATTGAGCCCTCTGGACGGTGCACGCTGAATTCAGAACGGTTTTCGTTTAATCGTCCACATATCGGGGATCGTGGATTCCCTTACCCCAGGCACCACGCCAATATTCCCTTCTGGGCGTGGAGGCGGTTTTCGGCTTCGTCCCAGACCACCGAGCGGGGGCCGTCGATCACCTCGTCGGCGACCTCCTCGCCGCGGTGGGCCGGCAGGCAGTGCATGAACAGGGCGTCGGGCGCCGCGCGCGCCATCAGCGCCGCGTCGATGCGGTAGGGTTCCAGCCGCCGCTTGCGTTCCTCGGCGTCGCCGTCGCCCATCGACACCCAGGTGTCGGTAACCACCAGGTCGGCGCCGGCCACCGCCTCGGCGGGATCGGCGACCACCGTCACCTCGGCGCCCTCGGCGCGCGCCCAGTCCAGCACCCCGGCCCCCGGGTGGAAGCCGTCGGGGCAGGCCAGCACCATGGGAAACCGGAACCGCGCCGCGCAGTGGATGAACGACGCCGCGACGTTGTTGCCGTCGCCGCACCATGCCACCCGCCGGCCGGCGATCGGACCGCGGTGCTCCTCATACGTCATCACGTCGGCCATCAACTGGCAGGGGTGGGATTGGTCGGTCAGGCCGTTGATCACCGGCACCGTGGCGTGGGCGCACATGTCGTCCAGCTTGGCCGAATCATCGGTGCGGATCATGATCGCATCGACGAAGCGCGACAGCACGCGGGCGGTGTCGGCCGTGGTCTCGCTGACCCCGAGGTGGG
This region of Candidatus Glassbacteria bacterium genomic DNA includes:
- a CDS encoding double-strand break repair helicase AddA; translation: EPAPPRPLAPSRPADDEPPVRSPLGADDGARFKRGRLIHRLLQSLPELPPGDRAGAAAAYLARPVHGLSEAQRAEIAAETMAVLEHPDHGPLFGPGSRPEVSLCGVVSGYAISAQVDRLLVGEREVWVVDYKTNRPPPASEDEVPALYLRQMAAYREALRGVYPGRPVRALLLWTDGPRLMALSDRLFDRHAP
- the trxA gene encoding thioredoxin TrxA, producing the protein MPKHVSDDSFEADVLKSPTPVIVDFWAEWCGPCKQIAPALEELDTEMGDRLTVAKINIDENPMTPSKYGVRGIPTLMVFKNGEVAATKIGALPKSKLVEWIESVI
- a CDS encoding Y-family DNA polymerase; this translates as MSGSLVLALVDCNNFYVSCERLFAPALEGRPVVVLSNNDGCVIARSEEAKALGIAMGAPVFEAAPVFRRHRVRVFSSNYALYGDMSQRVMALLGEFSPEVEVYSIDEAFLGLSGFAGLEATAYGHRLRNRIRRCTGIPISVGIAPTKTLAKLANRIAKKEGDGVLDLTLAGRRRRALAATDVGEVWGIGRHRREMLRANAIRTALDLHDTPEWWVRRRMGVVGARTLLELRGVPCLGLESQPAGRKSVVVSRSFRWPLEDRRQLREAVAVFAGRAAEKLRQGGLVAGALTVFVDTNRLNPRQRQHHDAVTVCLAVPTGHGGAIAKAAARGLEGIFRPGYRYKKAGVLLHEVSPAEGFQPTLFEGAGDVRAGRLMETIDGINRRLGPGMVHYGSSGVRPGWRTTQDHRSPRYTTRWRDLLGVGD
- the umuD gene encoding translesion error-prone DNA polymerase V autoproteolytic subunit translates to MFRSLVSTRHSLVIFASPVAAGFPSPAEDYVEGRLDLNDRLVRRPAATFIVRAEGESMTGAGILPGDLLIVDRSLEARSGSIVIAVLDGALTVKRLAGSRRGWRLEAAHPDYPATAIDGDRECVIWGVVTGAVHEFDRR
- a CDS encoding pyridoxal-phosphate dependent enzyme, with protein sequence MRLVSSNFESVEFMRLPMDRRAAFSRLLNRSPTPLVVLTNDRVRLIGLDAGVNSSIPVDMPIPNGNRILLKLEHLGAYCSTGSFYDRLYPWLFLRAELAGFIHPARTRLIECSVGNAGAAFASVARVLGYKNPLVLLPADIYPSRVRQIKELDAEVVFSPSCVGPIGYIKLLEEMLADDWRNHGRPKKGGSSLFPISKIRKVPNEPYAEFLAEVLHQLTRNGLAPRIDTFVFGVGSGNTISQVGFALKRVNQAARVICCEHQEYPFVERLLNGRYPDDIDDWPEPDWPASTIHGVPLKKLNLKLDVIDDVVSLPRQTREEGWFLANNILGLSAGRPTGLAVAAALEIANRVEHQTILTLVFDNLGKYWQERRPIVVPYVVRDDMSDKAFIYG
- the argF gene encoding ornithine carbamoyltransferase, whose translation is MIQATRHFIDIDRFDEATLRAILDLGSAFKRGEGADGGRPLVGRTLAMIFEKPSTRTRVSFQVAMQQLGGAVVVMGGGESHLGVSETTADTARVLSRFVDAIMIRTDDSAKLDDMCAHATVPVINGLTDQSHPCQLMADVMTYEEHRGPIAGRRVAWCGDGNNVAASFIHCAARFRFPMVLACPDGFHPGAGVLDWARAEGAEVTVVADPAEAVAGADLVVTDTWVSMGDGDAEERKRRLEPYRIDAALMARAAPDALFMHCLPAHRGEEVADEVIDGPRSVVWDEAENRLHAQKGILAWCLG